From the genome of bacterium, one region includes:
- a CDS encoding UDP-N-acetylmuramoyl-L-alanyl-D-glutamate--2,6-diaminopimelate ligase, with protein sequence MNLSKLILSLEIDRFKGDLETKIKEVTCHSQQVTLNSLFVCLRGEKFDGHNFVKEAVEKGAKVIVSEEVVEVPSFVTLIKVPDTRLALAQIANNYYNCPSKDLKIIGITGTNGKTTTAYLVESIFKVAGAKIGRLSTISYQIGSGKEEKANFTTPPSLALQSYFQEMVNNGLTYCVMEVSSHALSLSRVEGVNFQSAVFTNITQDHLDFHQSFSAYLNSKIKLFKQLGSDQEKVAIINVDDQCCGKILAETKSKVMKYGLNNQALILAKEVKIDKEGYPSFSLNGQRINLRLIGRYNVYNALAAAAVALHNEVSLPQIKEGLEALTNVCGRFEVVYQGSFKVIVDFAHTPDALHWSLSTAKTLKPKQLITVFGCGGDRDKEKRPMMGKIASLLSDYTIITSDNPRREDPMEIALNIKKGFLNGDSNFEIILERRKAIAKAIALAKEGDLILIAGKGHEEDQILKDQTIHFKDHEVVKEEILSQKKR encoded by the coding sequence AGACAGATTTAAAGGAGACCTCGAGACCAAGATTAAAGAGGTGACTTGCCACTCCCAACAAGTAACCCTTAATTCTCTCTTTGTTTGCTTGAGAGGAGAGAAGTTTGATGGCCATAACTTCGTCAAGGAAGCTGTAGAGAAAGGAGCCAAAGTTATTGTAAGTGAGGAAGTAGTGGAAGTTCCTTCTTTTGTTACTTTAATCAAAGTTCCAGATACTCGTTTAGCCTTAGCTCAAATAGCTAACAATTATTATAACTGTCCTTCTAAAGATTTAAAGATTATTGGCATTACTGGAACTAATGGCAAGACCACTACAGCTTATTTAGTAGAGTCTATCTTTAAGGTAGCTGGCGCTAAGATCGGACGGCTATCTACTATCTCTTATCAAATAGGAAGTGGTAAAGAAGAGAAAGCTAATTTTACTACTCCTCCATCCTTAGCTTTGCAGAGTTATTTTCAAGAGATGGTTAATAATGGGTTAACTTATTGTGTCATGGAAGTATCTTCTCATGCTCTCTCTTTAAGCCGAGTAGAGGGAGTAAATTTTCAAAGCGCGGTTTTTACTAATATTACTCAAGACCATTTAGATTTTCACCAAAGTTTTTCGGCTTATCTTAATTCAAAGATCAAGTTATTTAAGCAACTAGGAAGCGACCAAGAAAAGGTTGCTATTATTAACGTTGATGACCAGTGTTGTGGTAAAATCTTAGCTGAAACTAAGTCTAAGGTGATGAAGTATGGCTTAAACAATCAAGCTCTTATTTTAGCTAAGGAAGTGAAAATAGACAAGGAAGGTTATCCTTCTTTTAGCCTTAATGGACAGAGGATAAATTTAAGACTAATTGGTCGGTACAATGTTTATAATGCTTTAGCGGCGGCGGCCGTAGCTTTACACAATGAGGTAAGCCTACCCCAGATAAAGGAAGGATTAGAAGCCCTGACTAATGTTTGTGGAAGATTTGAAGTTGTTTATCAAGGTAGTTTTAAAGTGATCGTAGATTTTGCTCATACTCCTGATGCTTTACACTGGAGTCTTTCTACGGCTAAAACTCTCAAACCAAAGCAGCTCATTACTGTTTTTGGTTGCGGAGGAGATCGAGATAAAGAAAAAAGACCAATGATGGGCAAGATAGCTTCTTTGTTGAGTGATTATACCATTATTACTTCTGATAATCCTCGGAGAGAGGACCCTATGGAGATAGCTTTAAATATAAAAAAAGGTTTTTTAAATGGAGATAGTAACTTTGAGATTATCTTAGAGAGAAGAAAAGCTATTGCCAAAGCTATAGCATTAGCCAAAGAGGGGGATTTAATTCTCATTGCCGGAAAAGGCCATGAAGAAGATCAGATCCTTAAAGATCAAACTATTCATTTTAAAGATCATGAGGTGGTAAAAGAAGAAATTTTGTCTCAAAAAAAGAGATAG
- a CDS encoding UDP-N-acetylmuramoyl-tripeptide--D-alanyl-D-alanine ligase — protein sequence MKLISVKEIIQITKGELKFGKEDLQIHDISTDSKAIKKGSLFLAIKGKHFDGHDFIQEAFLKGAAGAIISENIESFDCKKVVIKVDQTVKALGRIALYNRKRYPNTLVGITGSNGKTTTKEMVASILGKKFKVCKSEKSYNNEIGVPLTLLKVSPLHQVIVLEMGMSNLGEIENLAQISEPNIGIITNIGQTHLENLKSLENVFKGKIELLLNLVKDKIAILNADDPYTSKVKKIFKERIITVGIKNQADYRVINIKLENDREISFDIEGRAKGIKIKRLGLHNVYNASLALAVGYLFKIDLSLIKEGLLETKYPEGRFKLVKKEGKVFIDDTYNANPESVKRAIETLLSISKAKRKIVVLGDMLELGEQALSFHREVGKLIAEKREISLLFTLGELGREIGEGAKDNDFPERNIFHFKDKERLILSLQEILKPTDCVLVKGSRLMKMEEIIKEA from the coding sequence ATGAAGCTAATCTCGGTAAAAGAAATAATTCAGATAACCAAAGGAGAATTAAAGTTTGGAAAAGAAGATCTTCAAATCCATGATATTTCTACTGATAGTAAGGCTATAAAGAAAGGGAGTTTATTCTTAGCTATTAAGGGAAAACATTTCGATGGCCATGATTTTATCCAAGAAGCTTTTTTAAAAGGAGCGGCAGGAGCAATTATTTCTGAAAATATAGAATCTTTTGATTGTAAAAAGGTAGTCATAAAAGTAGATCAGACTGTTAAAGCTTTAGGTAGAATAGCTCTTTACAATCGAAAACGTTATCCTAATACTTTAGTCGGTATTACCGGAAGTAATGGCAAAACGACCACTAAAGAGATGGTCGCTTCGATACTGGGGAAGAAGTTTAAGGTATGTAAGAGTGAGAAGAGTTATAATAATGAGATTGGCGTTCCTCTTACTTTATTAAAAGTCTCACCTTTGCATCAGGTTATTGTTTTAGAGATGGGCATGAGCAATTTAGGAGAGATAGAGAATTTAGCCCAAATTTCAGAGCCTAATATAGGTATTATTACTAATATTGGACAAACTCATTTAGAAAATCTTAAGAGCTTAGAAAATGTATTTAAAGGTAAAATAGAGCTTCTCCTTAACTTAGTTAAAGATAAAATAGCCATCTTAAACGCCGATGATCCTTATACCTCTAAAGTTAAGAAGATCTTTAAAGAGAGAATTATCACTGTAGGTATTAAAAACCAAGCTGATTACCGAGTGATAAATATTAAACTAGAAAATGATCGTGAAATTTCTTTTGATATCGAAGGAAGAGCTAAGGGAATTAAGATTAAAAGATTAGGACTTCATAATGTCTATAATGCTTCTCTGGCTTTGGCCGTAGGTTATTTATTTAAGATTGATCTTTCCTTAATTAAAGAAGGACTATTAGAGACAAAATATCCAGAGGGAAGGTTTAAGTTAGTCAAAAAAGAGGGTAAAGTCTTTATTGATGATACTTACAATGCCAATCCAGAATCAGTAAAAAGAGCTATTGAGACTTTGTTAAGTATCTCTAAAGCCAAAAGAAAGATCGTGGTCTTAGGAGATATGTTAGAATTAGGAGAGCAAGCTTTGAGCTTTCATAGAGAAGTAGGAAAACTTATTGCAGAAAAAAGGGAAATAAGTCTTTTGTTTACCTTGGGAGAGCTAGGAAGAGAGATAGGAGAAGGAGCTAAAGATAATGATTTTCCAGAGAGAAATATTTTTCATTTTAAGGATAAAGAGAGACTAATTTTGTCCCTTCAAGAAATCTTAAAGCCAACTGATTGTGTCTTAGTAAAAGGTTCAAGATTAATGAAGATGGAAGAGATTATTAAAGAGGCTTAA